A region from the Desulfuromonas sp. genome encodes:
- a CDS encoding nickel-responsive transcriptional regulator NikR, whose protein sequence is MADLSRFGISIDERLLERFDHLIEGKGYRNRSEAIRDLIRNALVEDDWGKGDTETVGTVTLVYDHHTRDLSDKLTEHQHSHHDAIISAMHVHLDTDHCLEVVVVKGTANKVKRLADELIGTKGVKHGKLVTTTTGKDLS, encoded by the coding sequence ATGGCTGACCTGTCCCGATTCGGCATTTCAATTGACGAAAGACTGCTTGAACGATTTGACCACCTGATCGAGGGGAAAGGCTATCGGAATCGCTCGGAAGCGATCCGCGACCTGATCCGGAATGCTTTGGTCGAAGATGACTGGGGCAAGGGAGATACCGAAACGGTCGGAACCGTGACCCTCGTCTACGACCACCATACCCGTGACCTGAGTGACAAGCTGACCGAGCACCAGCACTCGCATCATGATGCCATCATCTCGGCGATGCATGTCCACCTCGATACCGACCACTGTCTTGAAGTCGTTGTCGTCAAGGGGACTGCGAATAAAGTCAAACGGCTGGCCGATGAACTGATCGGTACCAAGGGGGTCAAGCATGGCAAGCTGGTCACCACGACAACCGGCAAAGATTTAAGCTGA
- the cbiQ gene encoding cobalt ECF transporter T component CbiQ, translating to MGRIETAYLDLGSLDALAYRDSAIHRLDPRAKLVTTLIFIVTVVSFDKYSIAAMLPFLLYPAVLTVQAGLPAGPILKKLLIALPFAFFIGIFNPFFDQATLLRFGTIEISGGWVSFASILLRFSLTVTAALTLIATTSFAGVCMALEKLGCPKIFALQLLFVYRYLFVLIEEATRLVRARALRSFHGRGKGLRTFGSLIGQLLLRTLERAQRIHLAMLCRGFDGEIRMIKPLTTGRREIAFVLGWTLFFVFCRLWNIPEQAGSIFMEILA from the coding sequence ATGGGACGCATCGAAACCGCATATCTTGATCTGGGCAGCCTTGATGCCCTGGCCTACCGGGACTCGGCGATCCATCGGCTAGACCCGCGGGCCAAGCTGGTGACAACGCTGATCTTTATCGTGACGGTTGTCTCATTTGACAAGTACAGCATTGCCGCCATGCTGCCATTCCTGCTCTACCCGGCAGTGCTTACGGTTCAGGCCGGCCTTCCGGCCGGACCGATTCTGAAGAAATTGCTGATCGCCCTGCCATTTGCTTTTTTTATCGGGATTTTCAACCCTTTCTTCGATCAGGCAACGTTGCTCCGTTTCGGGACCATCGAGATCTCAGGCGGCTGGGTCTCGTTCGCCTCGATCCTGCTCCGCTTTTCCCTGACCGTGACGGCGGCCCTGACCCTGATCGCAACGACCAGCTTCGCCGGGGTCTGTATGGCCCTTGAAAAACTCGGCTGTCCGAAGATTTTTGCGCTGCAACTCCTCTTTGTCTACCGTTACCTCTTTGTCCTGATCGAAGAGGCAACCCGGCTGGTCCGGGCCCGGGCGCTCCGCTCCTTTCACGGTCGCGGCAAGGGGCTCAGGACCTTTGGCAGCCTGATCGGCCAACTGTTGCTGCGCACCCTGGAACGGGCTCAGCGTATCCATCTGGCGATGCTTTGCCGCGGGTTCGACGGCGAAATCCGCATGATCAAACCGTTAACCACAGGCCGCCGGGAAATCGCATTCGTTCTCGGCTGGACCCTGTTCTTCGTCTTCTGCCGCCTCTGGAACATACCGGAACAGGCCGGATCAATTTTCATGGAGATACTCGCATGA
- a CDS encoding cobalt ABC transporter ATP-binding protein: MSHHIVEVEELRYRYPDGTQALDGINFRIEHGEAVAIVGANGAGKSTLLLHLNGYLTPADGRVRIGDYPLNRETVQDIRRTVGMVFQDPDDQLFMPTVFDDVAFGPLNLGYPTEEVNERVTAALEQVDALHLRDRPPFHLSGGEKRAVSIASVLSMSPDILVMDEPTTGIDPRGRRLLIKQLKSFKHTKIIATHDLDLVLDLCERTIVIHEGKVTADGSTLEIFSNEELLEKSHLEKPMRMQACPVCGKK, from the coding sequence ATGAGCCACCATATCGTCGAAGTTGAAGAGTTGAGATACCGCTACCCCGATGGAACCCAGGCTTTGGACGGGATCAATTTCCGGATTGAACATGGTGAAGCGGTCGCTATTGTCGGTGCCAACGGCGCCGGCAAATCGACTCTGCTTCTTCACCTTAATGGTTACCTGACCCCGGCAGACGGCCGGGTGCGGATCGGCGACTACCCGCTGAACCGCGAGACCGTTCAGGATATCCGCCGCACCGTCGGTATGGTTTTTCAGGATCCGGACGATCAGTTGTTCATGCCGACCGTTTTCGATGATGTCGCCTTCGGCCCGCTCAACCTCGGCTATCCGACCGAAGAGGTTAACGAGCGGGTCACTGCGGCGCTCGAGCAGGTGGATGCCCTGCATCTCAGGGACCGTCCCCCCTTCCACCTTTCCGGTGGAGAGAAACGGGCCGTTTCCATCGCCTCGGTGCTGTCGATGTCGCCCGACATTCTGGTGATGGACGAGCCGACCACCGGTATCGATCCCCGCGGCCGCCGGCTGTTGATTAAGCAGTTGAAATCGTTCAAACACACCAAGATCATTGCCACCCACGACCTCGACCTGGTTCTCGATCTCTGCGAGAGAACGATTGTCATCCATGAGGGGAAGGTCACGGCCGACGGCTCGACCCTGGAGATCTTCAGTAATGAGGAGCTGCTCGAAAAAAGTCACCTGGAAAAACCGATGCGGATGCAGGCCTGTCCGGTCTGCGGCAAGAAGTAA